AACTCCCAGTCGCCCAGCAGCGGCCACGACCCGTGCGAGGCGACCTCCGGCCCACGGCGCGCGCCCCGCACGTCCCCCGGACGCTGCATCCCGGTCGGCGCGGCGTCGATGGCGTAAGCGATCGGCAGCCGCATGTCCGTCGGCCCGAACTGCGCCTTCAGGCTCCCGTCCCGGAAGCGCACGGCCGCGTGAACGATGCTCTGCGGGTGCACCACCACGCCCACCTGCGACAGCGGCAGGCCGTACAGGCTGGCGCACTCCATGACCTCCAGGCCCTTGTTCAGCAGCGTGGCGCTGTCCAGCGTGACTTTCGGCCCCATGCTCCAGGACGGGTGGCGCAGCGCCTGCTCGGGCGTCACGCCGCTCAGGTCGTCGGGCCCCAGCCGGAACGGCCCGCCGGACGCCGTCAGGATCAACTCGGCCACGTCCGCCATGTCCTCGCCGGTCAGGCACTGGAACATGCCCGTGTGCTCGCTGTCCACCGGCACGACCCGCCCGCCGCCCACGGCCGCCGCCTGCCACATCAGGTGCGCTGCCGTGACCATCGCCTCCTTGGTCGCCAGCGCCACGGCCTGCCCGGCCTCCAGCGCCGCGCGGGTCGGGGCCAGCCCGATCAGGCCGCTCATGGCGTTCACGACCACGTCCGTACGCCGCGCGGCCACCTCGGACGGGTCCGCGATCACCTGCGCGCCCAGCCCAGACAGGCGCGCGCGGGCCTCGCCCAGCACGCCTTCCTCCACGCTGACCAGTCCGGGCCGGAATTCCCGCACCTGCGTTTCCAGCAGGTCCAGGTTCCGCCCGGCCGCCAGGGCCGTGACCTGCCAGCCGCGCTCCCGCGCCACGTCCAGCGCCTGGGTGCCGATACTGCCGGTGCTGCCCAGCACGGCGATGGCCTGCGCCGCACTGGCCTGCACCTGACCGGATGGCGCCTGCCCGGACTGCGCCGCGCCGCTCTCTGCCTGCTCTCGCTTCATCACCCCGCATGCTAGAGCATCCGCCGCAGAAGTCTGTGCGCGCCCCGCCTGAGCGGCCACGTCAGCGGCCAGGGGGAAACCGGCCGCCGACCACTCCTGCCGGCCACTACTGGGAAAACAGGCTGATGTGAAGGAACAGGTACGTGGCCGGCACCGCGAACAGCAGACTGTCGATGCGGTCCAGGAACCCGCCGTGGCCCGGCAGGCTGTTGCCGCTGTCCTTGG
The DNA window shown above is from Deinococcus sp. LM3 and carries:
- the dxr gene encoding 1-deoxy-D-xylulose-5-phosphate reductoisomerase, producing the protein MKREQAESGAAQSGQAPSGQVQASAAQAIAVLGSTGSIGTQALDVARERGWQVTALAAGRNLDLLETQVREFRPGLVSVEEGVLGEARARLSGLGAQVIADPSEVAARRTDVVVNAMSGLIGLAPTRAALEAGQAVALATKEAMVTAAHLMWQAAAVGGGRVVPVDSEHTGMFQCLTGEDMADVAELILTASGGPFRLGPDDLSGVTPEQALRHPSWSMGPKVTLDSATLLNKGLEVMECASLYGLPLSQVGVVVHPQSIVHAAVRFRDGSLKAQFGPTDMRLPIAYAIDAAPTGMQRPGDVRGARRGPEVASHGSWPLLGDWEFRAPDLRRFPCLELAYRAGNAGGLAPVVLNAADEIAVDAFLAGQIGFMDIPRLIERLLDETPGGDLTWDSLNEADAWARVRARELCAGGLGSSAVSASTGVGGRA